In Candidatus Roseilinea sp., one DNA window encodes the following:
- a CDS encoding hypothetical protein (possible pseudo, internal stop codon) — protein MKRYFVLCAALTLMATGTLGPVRIAHAAQPANTPREYVVQPGDTLLGIALAFGVSMASIQALNNLEDPSLIRAGQLLKIPAQRSQPGESALWILYVVRPGDTLSAIAARFQLKIADLTRVNQISEDALIRVGQTLVIPASGVVQAANPSAPAVELIPLIPLAESASTSEAVQPSPTSVEPSAPPTANSVAEIEAARVRLLELYNQVRIANGVPPLTYSLVLQAAAQAHAEDCAARGAGSHIGSDGSRSSQRIARAGYAGRITGENWALARGADQAFEMWYTKEIPSQGPHLKNILSARYREVGFGIAPARNGYLFIIANFGG, from the coding sequence ATGAAGCGATACTTCGTCTTATGCGCAGCGCTCACCTTGATGGCGACAGGTACCCTCGGACCGGTCAGGATCGCACACGCGGCCCAGCCCGCGAACACCCCACGCGAGTATGTCGTGCAGCCGGGCGACACGTTGCTCGGCATCGCACTCGCCTTCGGCGTATCTATGGCTTCCATCCAGGCACTCAACAACTTGGAAGACCCCAGCCTCATCCGGGCCGGGCAACTACTGAAGATTCCGGCCCAGCGATCACAACCTGGCGAGAGTGCGCTCTGGATACTCTACGTCGTCCGGCCGGGCGACACGCTCAGCGCGATCGCCGCCCGCTTCCAACTGAAGATAGCCGACCTGACCCGCGTGAACCAGATCTCAGAAGACGCGCTTATTCGGGTGGGCCAAACGTTGGTGATTCCGGCGAGCGGCGTAGTTCAGGCGGCGAATCCGTCCGCTCCGGCCGTCGAGCTGATCCCGCTCATCCCCCTCGCCGAATCGGCGTCAACGAGTGAGGCAGTGCAGCCATCTCCGACGAGCGTCGAACCGAGCGCCCCGCCGACGGCGAACTCAGTCGCAGAGATCGAAGCCGCGCGAGTGCGCTTGTTGGAGCTATACAACCAAGTGCGCATCGCGAACGGTGTGCCGCCGCTGACCTATTCGTTGGTCCTGCAAGCTGCTGCGCAGGCACATGCCGAGGACTGTGCTGCACGTGGCGCCGGCAGCCATATCGGCTCGGATGGCTCAAGGTCAAGCCAGCGCATCGCCCGCGCCGGCTACGCCGGCCGGATCACCGGCGAGAACTGGGCGCTGGCGCGCGGCGCCGACCAGGCCTTCGAGATGTGGTACACAAAGGAGATCCCCAGCCAAGGCCCGCATCTGAAGAACATCCTCTCGGCGCGCTACAGAGAAGTCGGGTTCGGCATTGCGCCCGCGCGCAACGGCTACCTCTTCATCATCGCCAACTTCGGCGGCTGA
- a CDS encoding GntR family transcriptional regulator, whose translation MRSTSHRASHALPAQIAERILAELIQRESRPGALLPSEGELANRFQVSRPVIREAIKQLEGQGLVEVINGRGSRVRPLSERQLRAYFTHAIAVERVPFRELMEARKPIEIQSARLAAQRRTPDQLDALRDIIQRMRRNIGNADVYVDLDHDLHALIADASGNLIIAHLVRAFRGALNDLTHEALYRRRNRQQLERVHVLHEAIVTEIGYRNSDGAGHAMDIHFSEALSFLIQRQEGGRR comes from the coding sequence ATGCGATCAACATCGCATCGAGCATCTCACGCCCTGCCCGCTCAGATTGCGGAGCGGATTCTGGCCGAGTTGATTCAGCGGGAGTCGAGGCCAGGCGCCCTTCTCCCTTCAGAGGGCGAACTGGCCAACCGCTTCCAGGTGAGCCGTCCGGTCATCCGCGAGGCGATCAAGCAATTAGAGGGGCAGGGGCTGGTCGAAGTGATCAACGGGCGCGGCTCGCGCGTCCGGCCGTTGAGCGAACGGCAGTTGCGCGCCTACTTCACCCATGCCATCGCTGTGGAGCGCGTGCCGTTTCGCGAGCTGATGGAGGCGCGCAAGCCCATTGAGATCCAGAGCGCGCGCCTCGCAGCCCAGCGGCGCACCCCCGACCAACTCGACGCGTTACGAGACATCATCCAGCGCATGCGGCGCAACATCGGCAACGCCGACGTGTATGTGGATCTCGATCACGATCTGCATGCGCTGATTGCCGACGCGTCGGGCAACCTCATCATCGCGCATCTGGTGCGTGCATTTCGCGGCGCGCTCAACGACCTGACGCATGAGGCGCTCTATCGCCGGCGCAACCGTCAGCAACTTGAGCGGGTGCACGTGCTGCACGAGGCCATCGTCACCGAGATCGGCTATCGCAACTCCGACGGCGCCGGCCACGCCATGGACATACATTTCAGCGAGGCGCTGTCGTTTCTGATTCAACGACAAGAGGGCGGGAGACGATAA
- the ilvB gene encoding acetolactate synthase, which yields MKLTGAQVIWETILQHGTNVVFGYPGGAILPTYDALVDYQDRVHHVLVRHEENAALAADAYFRATGKVGVCMATSGPGATNLVTGLANAMMDSSAVVAITGQVASHLVGSDAFQETDVTGVTLPITKHNYLVMDVNELPQVMAEAFYIARSGRPGPVLVDICKDVQQKMVDYEPITSVQMRGYRAIKPHGRQNIPTLLQRAKELIDQARRPVILAGQGIKHGNAHEEFRAFVEKSGIPVATTLLGIGVLSEDHPLNLRMMGMHGEAYVNQAIANADLLIALGMRFDDRVTGNLKTYAKNARVIHVDIDAAEINKNVPADVGIVGSVKDILRELTPMIEKRSYPTWMEQINEWRADTKARDVLNVELPDDMLLAPHVMRAIWEETKGECTICTDVGQHQMWETQYFQHTRKNQLITSGGLGTMGFALPAAIGAKFGRPDDEVWAIAGDGGFQMSIPELATVMQENLNIKIAIINNNFLGMVRQWQELMHNHRYSAVEMWTPDFVKLAQAYGMCGMRATNLKEAREVIRRAREHDGPVLIEFVVEKETNVFPMIQPGKSLNEMTRRPIQPAALGGGMEFMKEKAH from the coding sequence ATGAAACTGACCGGCGCACAAGTGATTTGGGAGACGATTCTTCAACACGGCACAAACGTTGTATTCGGTTATCCCGGGGGGGCGATCTTGCCCACCTACGATGCCCTGGTTGACTATCAAGATCGGGTGCATCATGTTCTCGTCCGCCATGAGGAGAATGCGGCGCTCGCTGCGGACGCCTACTTTCGCGCTACGGGCAAGGTCGGCGTGTGCATGGCCACGTCCGGGCCCGGTGCAACCAACTTGGTCACCGGCCTGGCCAATGCCATGATGGACTCGTCGGCGGTGGTCGCCATTACCGGCCAGGTCGCCTCGCATCTGGTCGGCTCGGATGCCTTCCAGGAGACCGACGTGACCGGCGTCACGCTGCCGATCACCAAACACAACTACCTGGTGATGGACGTGAACGAGTTGCCGCAGGTGATGGCGGAAGCGTTCTACATCGCGCGCAGCGGCCGGCCTGGGCCGGTGCTGGTGGACATCTGTAAAGATGTTCAGCAAAAGATGGTGGACTACGAGCCGATCACCAGCGTGCAGATGCGTGGCTACCGCGCCATCAAGCCACATGGCCGCCAGAACATTCCGACGCTGTTGCAGCGCGCCAAAGAGCTGATTGACCAGGCGCGTCGGCCGGTCATCTTGGCCGGCCAGGGCATCAAGCATGGCAACGCGCACGAGGAGTTCCGCGCGTTCGTGGAGAAGAGCGGCATTCCGGTCGCCACCACGTTGCTGGGCATCGGTGTGTTGAGCGAAGACCACCCGCTGAACCTGCGCATGATGGGCATGCACGGCGAAGCATACGTGAATCAGGCCATCGCCAATGCCGACCTGCTGATCGCCCTCGGCATGCGCTTCGACGACCGGGTGACCGGCAACCTAAAGACCTACGCCAAGAACGCCCGCGTGATCCACGTAGATATCGACGCCGCCGAGATCAACAAGAACGTGCCGGCCGATGTCGGCATCGTCGGCAGCGTCAAAGACATCCTGCGTGAGCTGACGCCGATGATCGAAAAGCGCAGCTACCCGACCTGGATGGAGCAGATCAACGAATGGCGCGCCGACACCAAGGCGCGCGACGTGCTCAACGTCGAGCTGCCGGACGACATGCTGCTTGCGCCGCACGTGATGCGCGCGATCTGGGAGGAGACGAAGGGCGAGTGCACAATCTGCACCGATGTCGGCCAACATCAGATGTGGGAGACGCAGTACTTCCAACACACGCGCAAGAACCAGTTGATCACCAGCGGCGGATTGGGCACGATGGGCTTCGCGCTGCCGGCAGCCATCGGTGCCAAGTTCGGCCGGCCCGATGATGAAGTATGGGCCATCGCCGGCGATGGCGGCTTCCAGATGAGCATTCCCGAATTGGCTACCGTGATGCAGGAGAACCTCAACATCAAGATCGCCATCATCAACAACAACTTCCTCGGCATGGTGCGCCAGTGGCAGGAGCTGATGCACAACCATCGCTACTCCGCCGTAGAGATGTGGACGCCGGACTTCGTCAAGCTAGCGCAAGCCTACGGCATGTGCGGCATGCGCGCGACCAACTTGAAGGAAGCCCGCGAGGTCATCCGTCGCGCCCGCGAACACGATGGTCCGGTGCTGATCGAGTTCGTCGTTGAGAAGGAGACGAACGTCTTCCCCATGATCCAGCCCGGCAAGTCGCTCAATGAGATGACGCGGCGGCCGATCCAGCCGGCGGCGTTGGGCGGCGGGATGGAATTCATGAAAGAGAAGGCGCACTAA
- the ilvH gene encoding acetolactate synthase small subunit, whose amino-acid sequence MLIDRVEAQKNPTKHTLVALVENKPGVLNRVASLMRRRNFNIESLAVGTTEDPTISRMTFVIDASKTNAALVERNLYKLVNVIDVQDVTDLPTVVRELALIKVRVTDAQHRGEIKQIADMFQSRVVDVAKESVIIEVTGEEQKVDSILNVLQDYGILEVVRTGRIAMTRG is encoded by the coding sequence ATGCTGATCGATCGAGTCGAAGCCCAGAAGAATCCGACCAAGCACACGCTGGTGGCGCTGGTAGAGAACAAGCCCGGCGTGCTCAACCGTGTGGCCAGCCTGATGCGCCGGCGCAACTTCAACATCGAGAGCCTGGCCGTCGGCACCACCGAAGACCCGACCATCTCGCGCATGACCTTTGTCATTGACGCGAGCAAGACCAATGCCGCGCTGGTGGAGCGCAACCTGTACAAGCTGGTCAACGTGATTGACGTGCAGGACGTGACCGACCTGCCCACCGTCGTGCGTGAGCTGGCGCTGATCAAGGTGCGGGTGACCGACGCACAGCATCGCGGCGAGATCAAGCAGATCGCCGACATGTTCCAGAGCCGCGTGGTGGATGTAGCAAAGGAATCCGTCATCATCGAGGTCACCGGCGAGGAGCAAAAGGTGGATTCGATCCTTAACGTGCTGCAGGACTATGGCATCCTCGAAGTCGTGCGCACCGGTCGCATCGCAATGACACGCGGCTAA
- the ilvC gene encoding ketol-acid reductoisomerase (NADP(+)), with the protein MAKVYYDNDADLELLKDKTIAVIGFGSQGHAHALNLKDSGVNVVVGLPETSKSREKAQNAGLRVMNMSEAAAAADFIMMLVPDVPAAQIYKEHIEPHLTKGKTLMFAHGFNIHFGQIVPPKYVDVSMVAPKAPGHTVRGTYQDGGGTPCLVAVHQGGTRALKNALAYAKAIGGTRAGVIRTTFKEETETDLFGEQVVLCGGVSHLIKAAFETLTEAGYAPEMAYFECLHELKLIVDLMYRGGLNFMRYSVSDTAEWGDYISGPRIINDRTRAEMKKILADIQSGKFAREWIRENQTGRKRFNEYRQRDINHPIEKVGLKLRRMMPWLNPREVKPGEGGA; encoded by the coding sequence ATGGCCAAGGTTTACTACGACAACGACGCAGATCTCGAATTGCTCAAGGACAAGACCATCGCCGTTATCGGCTTCGGCAGCCAGGGACACGCCCACGCGCTGAACTTGAAGGACAGCGGGGTGAATGTGGTCGTCGGCTTGCCGGAGACCAGCAAGAGCCGCGAGAAGGCGCAAAATGCCGGCTTGCGCGTGATGAACATGAGCGAAGCGGCTGCGGCCGCCGACTTCATCATGATGCTGGTGCCCGACGTGCCGGCAGCACAAATCTACAAGGAGCACATCGAACCGCACCTGACCAAGGGCAAGACGCTGATGTTTGCTCACGGCTTCAACATCCACTTCGGGCAGATCGTCCCGCCCAAATATGTGGACGTGAGCATGGTCGCGCCCAAAGCGCCCGGCCATACCGTGCGCGGCACCTACCAGGACGGCGGCGGCACGCCCTGTTTGGTCGCGGTGCACCAGGGCGGAACGCGCGCGTTGAAGAACGCGCTCGCTTACGCCAAGGCGATCGGCGGCACCCGCGCTGGCGTCATCCGCACCACGTTCAAAGAAGAGACCGAGACCGACCTATTCGGCGAGCAGGTCGTGCTGTGCGGCGGCGTCTCGCACCTGATCAAGGCCGCCTTCGAGACGCTGACCGAAGCCGGCTATGCGCCGGAGATGGCCTACTTCGAGTGCTTACACGAACTCAAGCTGATCGTGGATCTGATGTACCGCGGCGGCCTGAATTTCATGCGCTACAGTGTGAGCGACACCGCCGAGTGGGGCGACTACATCAGCGGCCCGCGCATCATCAACGACCGCACCCGCGCCGAGATGAAGAAGATCCTGGCCGACATCCAATCCGGCAAGTTTGCCCGCGAGTGGATCAGGGAAAACCAGACCGGGCGCAAGCGCTTCAACGAATATCGCCAGCGCGACATCAATCACCCTATCGAGAAGGTTGGGCTGAAGCTGCGCCGCATGATGCCCTGGCTCAACCCGCGCGAGGTGAAACCCGGCGAAGGCGGCGCGTGA
- a CDS encoding molybdate ABC transporter ATP-binding protein ModF — MGRAMAATDIQSLRDESIVSAGHYISLSSERSLSASMKAGDELIRLEHVNVALNGAHVLHDITWSLRRGENWAVLGPNGAGKSTFLRLLRGEVWPAPVNGGVRTYAFDGRPTPSPIGVKQRMAIVSAEQQQRYLRAHTRKYGDDFSPRITVREIVFTGLLDSELVTRNPTPAEAARVAQVMRDVGIAALADVPLDKLSQGQLRKALIARAVVGRPEVLILDEVGVGLDAHSRRALLDMIQRIAEQGMQVLMTTHRRDELIPAITHVMELKHGRITAETHRGGTAHRKLSEPPQFRPISNSRLREAQPFLINIEHADVALDDGAQIVLRDVNWRMNAGEHWMIVGDNGVGKSTLLRLILGELWPAHGGKIERFARSGFDNVWEIKKRIGYVSCEFQAHYAADLTTEQVIASGFFASVGWLQPLNRAQRRRVKEVIERFDLQALAKRSILEMSYGQARKVLTARALVNAPRLLILDEVFDGLDAQFRAELADILEDVSRDAGIILVSHHEDDCLPCITHRMKIAQGRITVQEERVRT, encoded by the coding sequence ATGGGACGGGCGATGGCAGCAACTGACATCCAATCGCTGCGAGATGAAAGCATAGTGTCAGCGGGGCACTACATCTCCCTATCGTCCGAACGCTCCTTGTCTGCGTCAATGAAGGCTGGGGATGAATTGATTCGGCTCGAGCACGTGAACGTTGCGCTGAACGGCGCGCACGTGCTGCACGACATCACCTGGTCGCTGCGGCGCGGCGAAAACTGGGCCGTGCTGGGCCCCAACGGCGCCGGCAAGAGCACCTTTCTGCGCTTGCTGCGCGGCGAGGTGTGGCCGGCGCCGGTGAACGGAGGCGTGCGCACGTACGCCTTCGACGGTCGGCCCACTCCATCCCCCATCGGCGTGAAGCAACGCATGGCCATCGTCAGCGCCGAGCAACAACAGCGCTACCTGCGCGCGCATACCCGCAAATACGGCGACGATTTCAGCCCGCGCATCACCGTCCGCGAGATCGTGTTCACCGGCTTGCTAGACAGCGAGCTGGTCACGCGCAATCCGACGCCGGCCGAAGCGGCGCGCGTCGCCCAAGTGATGCGCGACGTCGGCATCGCGGCCTTGGCCGACGTTCCGCTCGACAAGCTATCTCAGGGGCAATTGCGCAAGGCGCTGATCGCGCGCGCAGTGGTCGGCCGGCCTGAGGTGCTGATCCTCGACGAAGTGGGCGTCGGCCTGGACGCGCATTCGCGCCGCGCCTTGCTCGACATGATCCAGCGCATCGCCGAGCAAGGCATGCAGGTGCTGATGACCACGCACCGCCGCGACGAATTGATCCCGGCCATCACCCACGTGATGGAGCTGAAGCACGGCAGGATCACTGCCGAGACGCATAGAGGCGGGACGGCGCATCGCAAGTTATCCGAACCGCCTCAGTTTCGACCGATCAGCAATTCCAGATTACGCGAAGCCCAGCCCTTCCTCATCAATATCGAGCATGCCGACGTCGCGCTGGATGATGGGGCGCAGATCGTGCTGCGCGACGTGAACTGGCGGATGAACGCCGGCGAGCATTGGATGATCGTCGGCGACAATGGCGTCGGCAAAAGCACGCTGCTGCGGCTGATCCTAGGTGAGTTGTGGCCGGCACATGGCGGCAAGATCGAACGCTTCGCGCGCAGCGGTTTCGACAACGTGTGGGAGATCAAGAAGCGCATCGGCTATGTCTCATGCGAATTCCAGGCGCACTACGCTGCCGACCTAACCACCGAGCAGGTGATCGCTTCAGGTTTCTTCGCCAGCGTCGGTTGGTTGCAGCCGCTGAATCGTGCGCAACGTAGGCGAGTGAAGGAAGTGATAGAGCGGTTCGACCTGCAAGCGCTGGCCAAGCGCAGTATCTTGGAGATGAGCTATGGCCAGGCGCGCAAGGTGCTGACGGCGCGTGCGCTGGTAAACGCGCCGCGCCTGCTCATCCTGGACGAGGTGTTCGACGGACTCGACGCGCAGTTTCGCGCCGAGCTCGCGGACATTCTGGAGGATGTGTCACGGGATGCCGGCATCATCCTCGTCAGCCATCACGAGGACGACTGCCTGCCATGCATCACGCATCGCATGAAGATCGCGCAGGGGCGCATCACGGTGCAAGAAGAGCGCGTAAGAACCTAA
- a CDS encoding methyltransferase type 11: protein MNTQDWNVALYDGQHSFVTQYGKALLDLLAPRPGERILDVGCGTGHLTKRIADCGATVIGLDNSPNMIAAARCAHPDVTFVLADARDFTFDEPFDAVFSNATLHWVTPPEAAARCIADALKPGGRFVAEFGGAGNVAHITNAIRNTRYALTGEDHPHGWFFPSIGAYASLLETYGLEVQAAWLFDRPTPLEGEDGLRHWLTMFGGEMLRGLAAEEIAHVTAQAERTLRTTHYRDGQWFADYRRIRIVAVKTGVEF from the coding sequence ATGAACACGCAAGACTGGAACGTTGCCCTCTACGACGGCCAGCATAGCTTCGTCACCCAGTACGGCAAAGCGCTGCTCGATCTACTTGCGCCGAGACCCGGAGAGCGCATCCTAGACGTTGGCTGTGGCACCGGTCATCTAACCAAGCGAATTGCTGATTGCGGCGCAACGGTGATCGGGCTGGACAATTCGCCGAACATGATCGCCGCGGCCCGATGCGCGCACCCAGATGTCACGTTCGTGCTGGCCGATGCGAGAGACTTCACCTTCGACGAACCGTTCGACGCTGTTTTCTCGAACGCGACCTTGCACTGGGTCACACCACCCGAAGCCGCAGCACGCTGCATTGCAGATGCTCTCAAGCCCGGCGGGCGCTTCGTAGCGGAGTTCGGCGGAGCGGGCAACGTAGCACACATCACCAACGCCATACGCAATACGCGATACGCGCTTACGGGTGAGGACCATCCCCACGGTTGGTTCTTCCCGTCCATTGGTGCGTATGCCTCGTTGCTAGAAACGTATGGCTTGGAGGTACAGGCAGCTTGGTTGTTCGACCGACCGACCCCACTAGAGGGCGAAGACGGCCTGCGCCATTGGCTCACCATGTTTGGTGGCGAGATGCTCCGCGGCTTGGCCGCGGAAGAGATTGCCCACGTGACCGCGCAAGCGGAGCGCACTCTGAGGACGACGCATTATCGAGACGGACAGTGGTTCGCCGATTACCGGCGGATCAGAATCGTAGCAGTGAAGACCGGTGTTGAGTTTTGA
- the leuA gene encoding 2-isopropylmalate synthase: MNDPNRVLIFDTTLRDGEQSPGATLNLAEKLEIARQLARLGVDIIEAGFAIASPGDFEAVTRIAQEVGQLDNPPVIASLARCAKKDIDQAWGAVQWAKRPRIHTFLATSDIHLQYKLKISRNDCIEQVGEFVSYAKRFCDDVEFSPEDAGRSDPEFLWQVLSVAVQAGATTLNIPDTVGYCTPQEYGRLIEGIINNVPGIKEGKVIVSVHCHNDLGMATANTLAGIKAGARQAEVTINGIGERAGNTSLEEVVMALKTRPQFFGGLYTNVDTTQLVRTSKMVSSLTSIPVQPNKAIVGANAFAHEAGIHQDGMLKNPLTYEIMRPEDVGWNSTNLVLGKHSGRHAFADRLRQMGYELNRDELDKAFERFKALCDKKKVVSDADIEALITDQFESLGNDVFKLDELHVATGTGNTPVASVRLIDEDGEPHEDAALGNGPVNAVCNCINRITGANAKLVEFHVHAVTEGIDAIAHVTIRVEMSDAEGKKYIFSGRSADTDTLVASGKAYLAAVNRGLQRTRLARKQVAEAV; encoded by the coding sequence ATGAACGACCCAAATCGCGTGCTGATTTTCGACACGACGCTGCGTGACGGCGAGCAATCGCCCGGCGCGACGTTGAACCTGGCCGAGAAGCTGGAAATCGCGCGCCAGCTCGCCCGGCTGGGAGTAGACATTATCGAGGCCGGCTTCGCCATCGCCTCACCGGGCGACTTCGAGGCGGTCACCCGGATTGCGCAGGAGGTCGGGCAGCTCGACAACCCGCCCGTCATCGCCAGCCTGGCCCGCTGCGCCAAAAAAGACATTGATCAGGCCTGGGGCGCCGTGCAGTGGGCCAAGCGCCCGCGCATTCATACCTTCCTGGCCACCAGCGACATCCACCTGCAATACAAGCTCAAGATCAGCCGCAACGACTGCATCGAGCAGGTGGGCGAGTTTGTCTCATACGCTAAGCGCTTCTGCGACGACGTGGAGTTCTCGCCGGAGGACGCCGGCCGCAGCGATCCGGAGTTCCTCTGGCAAGTGCTCAGCGTCGCCGTGCAGGCCGGCGCGACCACGTTGAACATCCCGGACACGGTGGGATACTGCACGCCGCAGGAATACGGCCGGCTGATCGAGGGCATCATCAACAACGTCCCCGGCATCAAAGAGGGCAAGGTGATCGTCAGCGTGCACTGTCACAACGACCTGGGCATGGCCACGGCCAACACGTTGGCCGGGATCAAGGCCGGCGCGCGACAGGCCGAGGTCACCATTAACGGCATCGGCGAACGCGCCGGCAACACCAGCCTGGAGGAAGTGGTCATGGCGCTCAAGACCCGGCCGCAGTTCTTCGGCGGGCTATACACCAACGTTGACACCACGCAGTTGGTGCGCACCAGCAAGATGGTGAGCAGCCTGACTTCGATTCCGGTGCAACCGAACAAGGCCATCGTCGGCGCGAACGCCTTCGCCCACGAGGCCGGCATTCACCAGGACGGCATGCTGAAGAACCCACTCACCTACGAGATCATGCGACCGGAGGATGTGGGCTGGAACAGCACCAACCTGGTGCTGGGCAAGCACAGCGGCCGCCATGCCTTCGCCGACCGGCTGCGGCAGATGGGATACGAACTCAACCGCGACGAGCTGGACAAGGCGTTCGAGCGATTCAAGGCGCTGTGCGACAAGAAGAAAGTGGTCAGCGACGCCGACATCGAAGCGCTGATCACCGACCAGTTCGAGAGCCTCGGCAACGATGTGTTCAAGCTGGACGAGCTGCACGTCGCCACCGGCACGGGCAACACGCCGGTAGCCAGCGTGCGCCTGATTGACGAGGATGGTGAGCCACACGAAGACGCCGCGCTCGGTAACGGGCCGGTCAACGCCGTGTGCAACTGCATCAACCGCATCACCGGCGCCAATGCCAAACTGGTGGAGTTCCACGTGCATGCCGTGACCGAAGGAATTGACGCCATCGCCCACGTGACCATCCGCGTCGAAATGAGCGACGCGGAGGGCAAGAAATACATCTTCAGTGGGCGCAGCGCCGACACCGACACGCTCGTCGCCAGTGGCAAGGCGTATCTGGCTGCGGTGAATCGCGGGCTGCAGCGGACTCGACTGGCGCGCAAGCAAGTGGCCGAAGCCGTTTGA
- the leuC gene encoding 3-isopropylmalate dehydratase large subunit, with protein sequence MPKTLFEKIWDAHVVAQEPDSPAVLYIDLHLVHEVTSPQAFEGLRRRGLKVRRPDRTFATLDHGIPTHDRSLPIMDEMARKQIEMMERNAAENGITLYGIKTGADKQGIVHVIGPELGLTQPGMTIVCGDSHTATHGAFGALGFGIGTSEVEMVLATQCLLQRKPKTMNVRIDGALKPGVTAKDIILGIIAKYGVGVGTGYVFEYTGEAIRRLSMEERMTICNMSIEGGSRAGMIAPDDTTFEWVAGREFAPKGEDWDRALAYWRTLPTDEGATYDAEISLDAGALEPMITYGTNPGMGMPITGRVPDPDRISDPAQKAALQKALTYMDLKPNQPLLGHPVDVVFIGSCTNSRISDLREAARILKGRKVKEGLRVMVVPGSAQVKKQAEREGLHEIFLAAGAEWREPGCSMCIAMNGDQLDPGQYAISTSNRNFEGRQGKGGRTFLASPLTAAASAVTGVITDARTLMQ encoded by the coding sequence ATGCCAAAAACACTCTTCGAAAAGATCTGGGACGCGCACGTTGTAGCGCAAGAGCCGGATAGCCCGGCCGTCCTCTACATAGACCTTCACCTCGTGCACGAGGTGACTTCGCCGCAGGCCTTTGAGGGCCTGCGCCGGCGCGGCCTCAAGGTGCGCCGGCCCGACCGCACCTTCGCCACGCTCGACCACGGCATCCCTACGCACGACCGCAGTTTGCCGATCATGGACGAGATGGCGCGCAAGCAAATCGAGATGATGGAGCGCAACGCCGCCGAAAACGGCATCACGCTCTACGGCATCAAGACCGGCGCCGATAAGCAAGGCATCGTGCACGTGATCGGCCCGGAGCTGGGCCTGACCCAACCCGGCATGACCATCGTATGCGGCGACAGCCACACGGCGACGCACGGCGCGTTCGGCGCGCTCGGCTTCGGCATCGGCACCAGCGAGGTGGAGATGGTGCTGGCCACGCAGTGCCTTTTGCAACGCAAGCCCAAGACGATGAACGTGCGAATTGATGGCGCGCTCAAGCCCGGCGTCACCGCCAAGGACATCATCTTAGGCATCATCGCCAAGTACGGCGTGGGCGTAGGTACCGGCTATGTGTTCGAGTACACCGGTGAGGCCATCCGCCGGCTCTCGATGGAAGAGCGCATGACCATCTGCAACATGAGCATCGAGGGCGGCAGCCGCGCCGGCATGATCGCGCCCGACGACACGACCTTTGAGTGGGTGGCCGGTCGCGAGTTTGCCCCGAAAGGCGAGGACTGGGATCGCGCGCTGGCCTATTGGCGCACCCTGCCGACCGACGAGGGCGCAACCTATGACGCCGAGATCTCGCTCGACGCCGGCGCGCTCGAGCCGATGATCACCTACGGCACCAACCCCGGCATGGGCATGCCCATCACCGGACGCGTGCCCGATCCCGATCGGATCAGCGACCCGGCGCAGAAAGCAGCGCTGCAGAAGGCGCTGACCTACATGGACTTGAAGCCCAACCAGCCGCTGCTCGGCCATCCGGTGGACGTGGTGTTCATCGGCAGTTGCACCAACTCGCGCATCAGCGACCTGCGCGAAGCGGCCCGCATATTGAAGGGTCGCAAAGTGAAGGAAGGCCTGCGCGTGATGGTGGTGCCCGGCAGCGCCCAGGTGAAGAAGCAGGCCGAACGCGAGGGATTGCACGAGATCTTCCTGGCTGCCGGCGCGGAGTGGCGCGAGCCCGGCTGCAGCATGTGCATCGCGATGAACGGCGACCAGCTCGATCCCGGCCAATACGCCATCAGCACCAGCAACCGCAACTTCGAGGGCCGGCAGGGCAAAGGCGGGCGCACCTTTCTCGCCTCGCCGCTCACCGCTGCCGCCAGCGCCGTCACCGGCGTGATCACCGACGCGCGGACGCTGATGCAATAA